A section of the Branchiostoma lanceolatum isolate klBraLanc5 chromosome 19, klBraLanc5.hap2, whole genome shotgun sequence genome encodes:
- the LOC136425373 gene encoding uncharacterized protein, with the protein MKSIEAKIVVLGAQGVGKTSVVIRYVGKLFSKHVSPTIGASFFTFKMTVDDYRVKLQLWDTAGQERFRSMAPMYYRKANAALLVYDITCRESFENIQSWVDELKKNVEGTIIMCVIGNKKDLASRREVTREKAEQYADSINALYYETSALTNDGIQEAFLQVSLSLIKLSQTDKSSGLTVYDGSASLLNADGIIEDGMGDMNNHRRRTDSENSNSASCCS; encoded by the exons GAGTCGGCAAGACGAGTGTTGTGATTCGCTACGTGGGGAAACTGTTCAGTAAACATGTCAGTCCCACCATCGGGGCTTCCTTCTTCACATTCAAGAT GACAGTGGATGACTACAGGGTAAAGCTGCAACTGTGGGACACTGCCGGTCAAGAAAGGTTCAGGTCCATG GCTCCTATGTACTACAGGAAGGCCAATGCAGCCCTGCTGGTGTATGACATCACCTGTAGGGAAAGCTTTGAGAACATCCAGTCTTGGGTAGACG AGTTGAAGAAAAATGTGGAAGGTACGATCATCATGTGCGTGATCGGCAACAAGAAGGACTTAGCCTCTCGTCGTGAAGTCACCCGAGAAAAAGCCGAGCAGTACGCCGACTCTATAAATGCGCTGTACTACGAGACTTCAGCGCTAACTAATGATG GAATCCAGGAGGCGTTTTTACAGGTTTCTCTCTCGCTGATCAAACTCAGCCAGACCGACAAGTCCAGCGGCCTGACAGTTTACGACGGTAGCGCGAGTCTTCTCAACGCCGACGGCATCATTGAAGACGGGATGGGAGACATGAACAATCACAGGCGTAGAACGGACTCTGAGAACTCAAATTCAGCCTCCTGTTGCAGCTGA
- the LOC136425240 gene encoding adenosine 5'-monophosphoramidase HINT1-like, with protein MADEVKRAHSAGEGGDTIFGKIIRKEIPADIIYEDEQCLAFQDINPQAPVHFLVIPKKPIPQLSKAEDGDEQLLGHLMIVARKCAEKQGIADSGFRMVVNDGRHGAQSVYHVHLHIFGGRQMSWPPG; from the exons ATGGCTGACGAGGTGAAAAGAGCACACTCAGCTGGGGAAGGCGGCGACACGATTTTCGGAAAAATCATACGAAAAGAAATTCCTGCCGACATTATTTATGAAGATGAACAG TGCCTGGCCTTCCAGGACATTAACCCTCAGGCGCCCGTGCACTTCCTGGTCATCCCCAAGAAGCCGATCCCGCAACTGTCCAAGGCTGAGGATGGGGACGAACAG CTGTTAGGCCACTTGATGATTGTGGCAAGAAAGTGCGCCGAGAAGCAGGGGATTGCAGACAGCGGATTCCGAATGGTCGTTAACGATGGTCGCCATGGCGCCCAGTCCGTCTACCACGTGCACCTGCACATCTTCGGGGGACGACAGATGTCCTGGCCTCCGGGCTAA